In one window of Gossypium arboreum isolate Shixiya-1 chromosome 4, ASM2569848v2, whole genome shotgun sequence DNA:
- the LOC108459413 gene encoding pleiotropic drug resistance protein 2-like isoform X7 → MASALAGDDLARSMSRRMSLAPSGSQRGWASASIREAWNSQTDVFQKSGREEDEEELKWAAIERLPTYDRLRKGMLKHVLEEGKVGYEQVDIDNLDVQDKKNLMESVLRVVEEDNERFLLRLRERTDRVGIDVPKIEVRFEHLSIEGDAYLGTRALPTLLNSTLNTIEGVLGLIKLFPSKKREVNILRDVSGIVKPSRMTLLLGPPGSGKTTLLQALAGKTDTDLRVSGKITYCGHEFHEFIPQRTSAYISQHDLHHGEMTVRETLDFSGRCLGIGTRYELLAELSRREKQAGIKPDPEIDAFMKATAMVGQKTSLGTDYVLKILGLDICSDIMVGDDMRRGISGGQKKRVTTGEMLVGPAKALFMDEISTGLDSSTTFQIVKFMKQMVHIMDVTMIISLLQPAPETYDLFDDIILLSEGKIVYQGPRENVLEFFESVGFKCPERKGVADFLQEVTSKKDQQQYWCRKDEPYRHISVPEFVAHFNSFHIGQKLDDELRVPYDKSKTHPAALVKERYGISNWELFKACFAREWLLMKRNSFVYIFKTTQITIMSVIAFTVFFRTKMKAGLIENGVKFYGALFFSLINVMFNGMAELALTIFRLPVFFKQRDFMFYPAWAFALPIWVLRIPLSLLESGIWIILTYYTIGFAPGASRFFRQFLAFFGIHQMALSLFRFIAAVGRTQVVANTLGTFTLLVVFVLGGFVVAKNDIKSWMIWGYYISPMSYGQNAIVINEFLDKRWSIPMPFNQSISVGKALLQSRGMYTEEFWYWICVAALLGFSLLFNLLFIVALTYLNPLGDSKSVILDEGDENKNKKQSSSDGHASDQASTKKGMVLPFQPLSLAFDHVSYFVDMPAEMKGQGIEETRLRLLRDVSGAFRPGVLTALVGVSGAGKTTLMDVLAGRKTGGYIEGSISISGYPKNQETFARVSGYCEQNDIHSPHVTVYESLVYSAWLRLAKEVNAETRKMFVEEVMDLVELNPLKNSLVGLPGVDGLSTEQRKRLTIAVELVANPSIIFMDEPTSGLDARAAAIVMRTVRNTVDTGRTVVCTIHQPSIDIFEAFDELFLMKRGGQVIYAGPLGCHSHKLVEYFEAVPGVPKIQGGYNPATWMLEISSTAVEAQLDVDFAEIYANSELYRKNEELIKDLCTPVPGTRDLHFPTTYSQDFFTQCKACFWKQYHSYWRNPQYNAIRFFMTFFVGIIFGVIFWDKGNKIHKQQDLMNLLGAMYSAVLFLGATNTSAVQSVVAIERTVFYRERAAGMYSPLPYAFAQVAIEAIYVSIQTLVYSILLYTMIGFQMEVGRFFMFYFFILMCFMYFTLYGMMLVALTPNHQFAAIIMSFFLSFWNLFSGFLIPRTEIPIWWRWYYWASPVAWTIYGLVTSQVGDKSDMVVTTGEIPIAIKDFLEKSLGFDYSFLPAVVAAHIGWVLLFLFVFAYGIKFLNFQRR, encoded by the exons ATGGCATCAGCACTGGCTGGAGATGATCTTGCGAG GTCAATGAGCCGGAGGATGAGTTTGGCCCCGTCGGGAAGCCAACGAGGCTGGGCTTCAGCTAGTATAAGGGAGGCATGGAATAGCCAAACCGATGTGTTCCAAAAAAGTGGCAGGGAAGAAGATGAGGAAGAGCTGAAATGGGCGGCCATTGAAAGGCTGCCTACATATGATCGTCTCAGGAAAGGGATGCTGAAGCATGTTTTGGAAGAAGGGAAAGTTGGATATGAACAAGTTGATATCGATAACCTTGACGTGCAAGACAAGAAGAATCTTATGGAAAGTGTGCTAAGGGTTGTTGAAGAGGATAATGAGAGGTTTCTTCTTAGGCTCAGGGAGAGAACCGACAG GGTGGGAATTGATGTTCCAAAGATTGAAGTTCGGTTCGAGCATTTATCCATTGAAGGGGATGCTTATCTTGGAACCAGAGCCCTTCCAACTTTGCTGAATTCAACCTTGAACACAATTGAG GGAGTTCTTGGATTAATCAAGCTTTTCCCTTCCAAGAAAAGAGAGGTCAATATACTCCGAGATGTCAGTGGAATAGTGAAACCATCAAG GATGACACTGCTCTTAGGACCTCCAGGGTCTGGAAAAACTACATTGCTGCAGGCACTTGCTGGGAAGACCGACACCGATTTAAGG GTATCAGGAAAAATTACTTATTGTGGTCATGAATTTCATGAATTCATCCCTCAAAGGACAAGTGCTTATATAAGTCAACATGACCTTCACCATGGTGAGATGACAGTTAGGGAGACACTGGATTTCTCAGGACGGTGCTTGGGGATTGGAACTCGATATGAACTCTTGGCAGAGTTGTCAAGGAGGGAGAAACAAGCAGGCATCAAACCAGATCCTGAAATTGATGCATTCATGAAAGCTACTGCAATGGTTGGCCAAAAGACTAGTCTTGGAACTGATTATGTGCTCAAG ATTCTTGGACTGGATATCTGTTCTGATATCATGGTGGGTGATGATATGAGAAGGGGCATATCTGGTGGACAGAAGAAACGTGTAACTACAG GTGAAATGTTGGTCGGACCTGCAAAAGCTCTTTTCATGGATGAGATTTCAACCGGTCTTGATAGTTCTACAACTTTTCAGATTGTAAAGTTTATGAAGCAGATGGTTCATATCATGGATGTAACTATGATTATTTCTCTTCTGCAACCTGCACCAGAAACCTATGACCTTTTCGATGACATTATCTTGCTTTCTGAGGGTAAGATAGTGTACCAAGGACCGAGAGAGAATGTTCTTGAATTCTTTGAAAGTGTGGGATTCAAATGTCCAGAAAGGAAAGGAGTGGCAGATTTCTTACAAGAAGTGACTTCCAAAAAGGACCAACAGCAGTATTGGTGTAGAAAGGACGAACCTTATCGACATATATCTGTACCAGAGTTCGTGGCGCATTTCAACTCTTTCCACATTGGTCAAAAGCTTGATGATGAACTTAGAGTTCCATATGATAAGTCTAAAACTCATCCAGCAGCTTTGGTGAAAGAAAGATATGGAATCTCAAACTGGGAACTTTTCAAGGCTTGTTTTGCAAGAGAGTGGCTATTGATGAAGCGTAACTCTTTCGTATACATATTCAAGACCACCCAAATTACCATTATGTCTGTCATTGCTTTCACAGTGTTTTTCAGGACAAAAATGAAAGCTGGTCTAATTGAAAATGGTGTGAAATTTTATGGTGCACTGTTCTTCAGTCTCATTAATGTAATGTTTAACGGGATGGCTGAGCTTGCACTAACCATATTTAGGCTTCCGGTATTCTTCAAACAaagggatttcatgttttatcCAGCATGGGCCTTTGCCTTGCCAATTTGGGTCCTTAGAATTCCCCTTTCTTTACTAGAGTCAGGGATATGGATCATCCTAACTTATTACACTATTGGTTTTGCTCCAGGTGCCAGTAG GTTTTTCCGTCAATTCCTAGCGTTCTTTGGCATTCACCAGATGGCACTGTCTCTCTTCCGCTTCATCGCTGCAGTTGGAAGAACACAAGTTGTAGCAAACACACTTGGTACCTTTACCCTGCTGGTGGTTTTTGTCCTTGGTGGATTTGTTGTCGCTAAAA ATGACATCAAGTCATGGATGATTTGGGGCTATTACATCTCTCCGATGTCATATGGACAAAATGCCATTGTCATCAATGAATTTCTTGACAAAAGATGGAGTATT CCTATGCCATTTAATCAATCCATCTCAGTAGGGAAGGCTCTTCTCCAATCCAGAGGCATGTATACAGAAGAGTTCTGGTATTGGATTTGTGTTGCAGCACTCCTTGGATTTTCTCTGCTTTTTAATCTCTTGTTTATTGTCGCATTAACGTATTTGAATC CTCTGGGAGATTCCAAATCTGTTATTTTGGATGAGGGTGATGAGAATAAGAACAAGAAGCAATCATCTTCCGACGGGCA CGCTTCAGACCAAGCATCTACAAAGAAAGGAATGGTGTTACCTTTCCAACCCTTGTCACTTGCATTTGATCATGTCAGTTACTTCGTTGACATGCCTGCT GAAATGAAAGGCCAAGGAATTGAAGAGACTCGTCTTCGATTACTGCGAGATGTAAGTGGTGCTTTTAGACCTGGTGTCTTAACAGCATTAGTTGGGGTTAGTGGAGCAGGAAAGACCACCTTGATGGATGTGCTAGCAGGAAGAAAAACCGGTGGGTATATTGAAGGAAGTATCAGCATTTCTGGATATCCGAAGAACCAAGAAACTTTTGCTCGGGTTAGCGGTTATTGTGAACAAAATGATATCCATTCCCCACATGTTACTGTCTATGAATCGCTTGTGTACTCTGCTTGGCTTCGTCTTGCAAAGGAGGTTAACGCAGAAACACGAAAG ATGTTTGTTGAAGAAGTAATGGATCTGGTAGAGCTTAATCCTCTCAAGAATTCTCTAGTTGGCCTTCCCGGAGTTGATGGCCTGTCAACTGAACAACGAAAAAGGCTCACAATAGCTGTAGAGTTGGTTGCGAATCCATCGATCATCTTCATGGATGAACCAACATCAGGCCTTGATGCTAGAGCAGCAGCCATCGTAATGCGAACTGTGAGAAATACAGTGGATACAGGGAGAACTGTGGTTTGCACAATTCACCAACCAAGCATAGACATATTTGAAGCTTTCGACGAG CTATTCTTGATGAAGAGAGGAGGGCAAGTCATTTATGCCGGACCACTTGGTTGCCATTCTCACAAACTTGTAGAATACTTTGAA GCCGTGCCAGGAGTTCCTAAGATCCAAGGAGGCTACAATCCTGCAACATGGATGTTGGAAATCAGTTCCACTGCTGTTGAGGCTCAGCTTGACGTCGATTTTGCTGAAATTTATGCCAATTCTGAACTTTATAG GAAAAATGAGGAACTTATCAAAGATCTATGCACCCCAGTGCCTGGAACTAGGGACCTTCACTTCCCAACTACATACTCTCAAGACTTCTTTACTCAATGCAAAGCCTGCTTTTGGAAGCAGTACCACTCATATTGGAGGAATCCCCAATACAACGCCATCCGATTCTTCATGACCTTTTTCGTTGGTATCATATTTGGAGTAATTTTCTGGGACAAAGGAAATAAGAT ACACAAGCAGCAAGATCTGATGAATCTGCTGGGAGCAATGTACTCTGCGGTCCTTTTCCTCGGAGCCACCAACACTTCGGCAGTGCAATCCGTTGTAGCAATCGAAAGAACAGTCTTCTATCGTGAAAGGGCAGCAGGAATGTATTCACCATTGCCTTATGCATTTGCTCAG GTGGCAATTGAGGCAATATATGTTTCAATACAAACATTGGTATACAGTATACTACTTTACACAATGATAGGATTCCAAATGGAAGTTGGAAGGTTTTTCATGTTCTACTTCTTCATATTGATGTGCTTCATGTATTTCACACTCTATGGGATGATGCTTGTAGCTCTTACTCCTAACCATCAATTTGCTGCCATTATCATGTCCTTTTTCCTAAGCTTTTGGAACCTCTTCTCTGGTTTCCTCATCCCTAGGACG GAAATTCCAATATGGTGGAGGTGGTACTACTGGGCATCTCCAGTTGCATGGACAATCTATGGGCTAGTCACATCCCAAGTTGGTGACAAATCAGACATGGTTGTAACAACTGGAGAAATTCCAATAGCAATAAAAGATTTCCTCGAGAAAAGCCTAGGGTTTGACTATAGCTTCCTTCCAGCAGTTGTTGCAGCCCATATTGGTTGGGTTCTTCTCTTCTTGTTTGTGTTTGCCTATGGTATCAAGTTCCTTAACTTCCAAAGGAGATGA
- the LOC108459413 gene encoding pleiotropic drug resistance protein 2-like isoform X1, which produces MASALAGDDLARSMSNRSMSKRSMSRRMSLAPSGSQRGWASASIREAWNSQTDVFQKSGREEDEEELKWAAIERLPTYDRLRKGMLKHVLEEGKVGYEQVDIDNLDVQDKKNLMESVLRVVEEDNERFLLRLRERTDRVGIDVPKIEVRFEHLSIEGDAYLGTRALPTLLNSTLNTIEGVLGLIKLFPSKKREVNILRDVSGIVKPSRMTLLLGPPGSGKTTLLQALAGKTDTDLRVSGKITYCGHEFHEFIPQRTSAYISQHDLHHGEMTVRETLDFSGRCLGIGTRYELLAELSRREKQAGIKPDPEIDAFMKATAMVGQKTSLGTDYVLKILGLDICSDIMVGDDMRRGISGGQKKRVTTGEMLVGPAKALFMDEISTGLDSSTTFQIVKFMKQMVHIMDVTMIISLLQPAPETYDLFDDIILLSEGKIVYQGPRENVLEFFESVGFKCPERKGVADFLQEVTSKKDQQQYWCRKDEPYRHISVPEFVAHFNSFHIGQKLDDELRVPYDKSKTHPAALVKERYGISNWELFKACFAREWLLMKRNSFVYIFKTTQITIMSVIAFTVFFRTKMKAGLIENGVKFYGALFFSLINVMFNGMAELALTIFRLPVFFKQRDFMFYPAWAFALPIWVLRIPLSLLESGIWIILTYYTIGFAPGASRFFRQFLAFFGIHQMALSLFRFIAAVGRTQVVANTLGTFTLLVVFVLGGFVVAKNDIKSWMIWGYYISPMSYGQNAIVINEFLDKRWSIPMPFNQSISVGKALLQSRGMYTEEFWYWICVAALLGFSLLFNLLFIVALTYLNPLGDSKSVILDEGDENKNKKQSSSDGQHNLKSIEMSSPSAASIFEGLDMAMKDTLDNSILSASDQASTKKGMVLPFQPLSLAFDHVSYFVDMPAEMKGQGIEETRLRLLRDVSGAFRPGVLTALVGVSGAGKTTLMDVLAGRKTGGYIEGSISISGYPKNQETFARVSGYCEQNDIHSPHVTVYESLVYSAWLRLAKEVNAETRKMFVEEVMDLVELNPLKNSLVGLPGVDGLSTEQRKRLTIAVELVANPSIIFMDEPTSGLDARAAAIVMRTVRNTVDTGRTVVCTIHQPSIDIFEAFDELFLMKRGGQVIYAGPLGCHSHKLVEYFEAVPGVPKIQGGYNPATWMLEISSTAVEAQLDVDFAEIYANSELYRKNEELIKDLCTPVPGTRDLHFPTTYSQDFFTQCKACFWKQYHSYWRNPQYNAIRFFMTFFVGIIFGVIFWDKGNKIHKQQDLMNLLGAMYSAVLFLGATNTSAVQSVVAIERTVFYRERAAGMYSPLPYAFAQVAIEAIYVSIQTLVYSILLYTMIGFQMEVGRFFMFYFFILMCFMYFTLYGMMLVALTPNHQFAAIIMSFFLSFWNLFSGFLIPRTEIPIWWRWYYWASPVAWTIYGLVTSQVGDKSDMVVTTGEIPIAIKDFLEKSLGFDYSFLPAVVAAHIGWVLLFLFVFAYGIKFLNFQRR; this is translated from the exons ATGGCATCAGCACTGGCTGGAGATGATCTTGCGAGGTCGATGAGCAACCGGTCAATGAGCAAGAGGTCAATGAGCCGGAGGATGAGTTTGGCCCCGTCGGGAAGCCAACGAGGCTGGGCTTCAGCTAGTATAAGGGAGGCATGGAATAGCCAAACCGATGTGTTCCAAAAAAGTGGCAGGGAAGAAGATGAGGAAGAGCTGAAATGGGCGGCCATTGAAAGGCTGCCTACATATGATCGTCTCAGGAAAGGGATGCTGAAGCATGTTTTGGAAGAAGGGAAAGTTGGATATGAACAAGTTGATATCGATAACCTTGACGTGCAAGACAAGAAGAATCTTATGGAAAGTGTGCTAAGGGTTGTTGAAGAGGATAATGAGAGGTTTCTTCTTAGGCTCAGGGAGAGAACCGACAG GGTGGGAATTGATGTTCCAAAGATTGAAGTTCGGTTCGAGCATTTATCCATTGAAGGGGATGCTTATCTTGGAACCAGAGCCCTTCCAACTTTGCTGAATTCAACCTTGAACACAATTGAG GGAGTTCTTGGATTAATCAAGCTTTTCCCTTCCAAGAAAAGAGAGGTCAATATACTCCGAGATGTCAGTGGAATAGTGAAACCATCAAG GATGACACTGCTCTTAGGACCTCCAGGGTCTGGAAAAACTACATTGCTGCAGGCACTTGCTGGGAAGACCGACACCGATTTAAGG GTATCAGGAAAAATTACTTATTGTGGTCATGAATTTCATGAATTCATCCCTCAAAGGACAAGTGCTTATATAAGTCAACATGACCTTCACCATGGTGAGATGACAGTTAGGGAGACACTGGATTTCTCAGGACGGTGCTTGGGGATTGGAACTCGATATGAACTCTTGGCAGAGTTGTCAAGGAGGGAGAAACAAGCAGGCATCAAACCAGATCCTGAAATTGATGCATTCATGAAAGCTACTGCAATGGTTGGCCAAAAGACTAGTCTTGGAACTGATTATGTGCTCAAG ATTCTTGGACTGGATATCTGTTCTGATATCATGGTGGGTGATGATATGAGAAGGGGCATATCTGGTGGACAGAAGAAACGTGTAACTACAG GTGAAATGTTGGTCGGACCTGCAAAAGCTCTTTTCATGGATGAGATTTCAACCGGTCTTGATAGTTCTACAACTTTTCAGATTGTAAAGTTTATGAAGCAGATGGTTCATATCATGGATGTAACTATGATTATTTCTCTTCTGCAACCTGCACCAGAAACCTATGACCTTTTCGATGACATTATCTTGCTTTCTGAGGGTAAGATAGTGTACCAAGGACCGAGAGAGAATGTTCTTGAATTCTTTGAAAGTGTGGGATTCAAATGTCCAGAAAGGAAAGGAGTGGCAGATTTCTTACAAGAAGTGACTTCCAAAAAGGACCAACAGCAGTATTGGTGTAGAAAGGACGAACCTTATCGACATATATCTGTACCAGAGTTCGTGGCGCATTTCAACTCTTTCCACATTGGTCAAAAGCTTGATGATGAACTTAGAGTTCCATATGATAAGTCTAAAACTCATCCAGCAGCTTTGGTGAAAGAAAGATATGGAATCTCAAACTGGGAACTTTTCAAGGCTTGTTTTGCAAGAGAGTGGCTATTGATGAAGCGTAACTCTTTCGTATACATATTCAAGACCACCCAAATTACCATTATGTCTGTCATTGCTTTCACAGTGTTTTTCAGGACAAAAATGAAAGCTGGTCTAATTGAAAATGGTGTGAAATTTTATGGTGCACTGTTCTTCAGTCTCATTAATGTAATGTTTAACGGGATGGCTGAGCTTGCACTAACCATATTTAGGCTTCCGGTATTCTTCAAACAaagggatttcatgttttatcCAGCATGGGCCTTTGCCTTGCCAATTTGGGTCCTTAGAATTCCCCTTTCTTTACTAGAGTCAGGGATATGGATCATCCTAACTTATTACACTATTGGTTTTGCTCCAGGTGCCAGTAG GTTTTTCCGTCAATTCCTAGCGTTCTTTGGCATTCACCAGATGGCACTGTCTCTCTTCCGCTTCATCGCTGCAGTTGGAAGAACACAAGTTGTAGCAAACACACTTGGTACCTTTACCCTGCTGGTGGTTTTTGTCCTTGGTGGATTTGTTGTCGCTAAAA ATGACATCAAGTCATGGATGATTTGGGGCTATTACATCTCTCCGATGTCATATGGACAAAATGCCATTGTCATCAATGAATTTCTTGACAAAAGATGGAGTATT CCTATGCCATTTAATCAATCCATCTCAGTAGGGAAGGCTCTTCTCCAATCCAGAGGCATGTATACAGAAGAGTTCTGGTATTGGATTTGTGTTGCAGCACTCCTTGGATTTTCTCTGCTTTTTAATCTCTTGTTTATTGTCGCATTAACGTATTTGAATC CTCTGGGAGATTCCAAATCTGTTATTTTGGATGAGGGTGATGAGAATAAGAACAAGAAGCAATCATCTTCCGACGGGCAGCATAATTTGAAATCCATAGAAATGAGTTCACCATCAGCTGCTTCAATCTTTGAAG GATTGGATATGGCAATGAAGGATACTCTTGACAACTCAATTCTTAGCGCTTCAGACCAAGCATCTACAAAGAAAGGAATGGTGTTACCTTTCCAACCCTTGTCACTTGCATTTGATCATGTCAGTTACTTCGTTGACATGCCTGCT GAAATGAAAGGCCAAGGAATTGAAGAGACTCGTCTTCGATTACTGCGAGATGTAAGTGGTGCTTTTAGACCTGGTGTCTTAACAGCATTAGTTGGGGTTAGTGGAGCAGGAAAGACCACCTTGATGGATGTGCTAGCAGGAAGAAAAACCGGTGGGTATATTGAAGGAAGTATCAGCATTTCTGGATATCCGAAGAACCAAGAAACTTTTGCTCGGGTTAGCGGTTATTGTGAACAAAATGATATCCATTCCCCACATGTTACTGTCTATGAATCGCTTGTGTACTCTGCTTGGCTTCGTCTTGCAAAGGAGGTTAACGCAGAAACACGAAAG ATGTTTGTTGAAGAAGTAATGGATCTGGTAGAGCTTAATCCTCTCAAGAATTCTCTAGTTGGCCTTCCCGGAGTTGATGGCCTGTCAACTGAACAACGAAAAAGGCTCACAATAGCTGTAGAGTTGGTTGCGAATCCATCGATCATCTTCATGGATGAACCAACATCAGGCCTTGATGCTAGAGCAGCAGCCATCGTAATGCGAACTGTGAGAAATACAGTGGATACAGGGAGAACTGTGGTTTGCACAATTCACCAACCAAGCATAGACATATTTGAAGCTTTCGACGAG CTATTCTTGATGAAGAGAGGAGGGCAAGTCATTTATGCCGGACCACTTGGTTGCCATTCTCACAAACTTGTAGAATACTTTGAA GCCGTGCCAGGAGTTCCTAAGATCCAAGGAGGCTACAATCCTGCAACATGGATGTTGGAAATCAGTTCCACTGCTGTTGAGGCTCAGCTTGACGTCGATTTTGCTGAAATTTATGCCAATTCTGAACTTTATAG GAAAAATGAGGAACTTATCAAAGATCTATGCACCCCAGTGCCTGGAACTAGGGACCTTCACTTCCCAACTACATACTCTCAAGACTTCTTTACTCAATGCAAAGCCTGCTTTTGGAAGCAGTACCACTCATATTGGAGGAATCCCCAATACAACGCCATCCGATTCTTCATGACCTTTTTCGTTGGTATCATATTTGGAGTAATTTTCTGGGACAAAGGAAATAAGAT ACACAAGCAGCAAGATCTGATGAATCTGCTGGGAGCAATGTACTCTGCGGTCCTTTTCCTCGGAGCCACCAACACTTCGGCAGTGCAATCCGTTGTAGCAATCGAAAGAACAGTCTTCTATCGTGAAAGGGCAGCAGGAATGTATTCACCATTGCCTTATGCATTTGCTCAG GTGGCAATTGAGGCAATATATGTTTCAATACAAACATTGGTATACAGTATACTACTTTACACAATGATAGGATTCCAAATGGAAGTTGGAAGGTTTTTCATGTTCTACTTCTTCATATTGATGTGCTTCATGTATTTCACACTCTATGGGATGATGCTTGTAGCTCTTACTCCTAACCATCAATTTGCTGCCATTATCATGTCCTTTTTCCTAAGCTTTTGGAACCTCTTCTCTGGTTTCCTCATCCCTAGGACG GAAATTCCAATATGGTGGAGGTGGTACTACTGGGCATCTCCAGTTGCATGGACAATCTATGGGCTAGTCACATCCCAAGTTGGTGACAAATCAGACATGGTTGTAACAACTGGAGAAATTCCAATAGCAATAAAAGATTTCCTCGAGAAAAGCCTAGGGTTTGACTATAGCTTCCTTCCAGCAGTTGTTGCAGCCCATATTGGTTGGGTTCTTCTCTTCTTGTTTGTGTTTGCCTATGGTATCAAGTTCCTTAACTTCCAAAGGAGATGA